The Zygosaccharomyces rouxii strain CBS732 chromosome G complete sequence genome contains a region encoding:
- the SLT2 gene encoding mitogen-activated serine/threonine-protein kinase SLT2 (highly similar to uniprot|Q00772 Saccharomyces cerevisiae YHR030C SLT2 Suppressor of lyt2 serine/threonine MAP kinase): MCDKIDRHTFKVFNQDFTVDKRFQLIKEIGHGAYGIVCSARFTEALEDTTVAIKKVTNIFSKTLLCKRSLRELKLLRHFRGHKNITCLYDMDIIFYPDGTFSGLYLYEELMECDMHQIIKSGQPLTDAHYQSFIYQILCGLKYIHSADVLHRDLKPGNLLVNADCQLKICDFGLARGYSENPVENNQFLTEYVATRWYRAPEIMLSYQGYTKAIDVWSTGCILAEFLGGKPIFKGKDYVNQLNRILQVLGTPPDETLGRIGSKNVQDYIHQLGFIPKVPFVDIFPQANPQALDLLEKMLMFDPEERITVEDALEHPYLSIWHDPADEPVCNEKFEFSFESINEMSELRQMVIREVQEFRQYVRQPLIEEQEWQHEQELQNKARDENELDASSGLNENDFTQQMLGGGPPSAQNPQLQESFGIDSRDLPRHDTDFPPRPQENLLETPVELKQGANGTLGNQGGYGDFLDLEKELEFGLDKKFM; this comes from the coding sequence ATGTGTGACAAGATCGATAGACATACTTTCAAGGTTTTTAACCAGGATTTTACTGTTGATAAGAGATTTCAGTTGATCAAGGAAATTGGTCATGGTGCCTACGGGATAGTGTGTTCCGCCAGATTTACAGAGGCCCTAGAGGATACCACAGTGGCAATTAAGAAAGTGACAAACATTTTTTCCAAGACACtactttgtaaaagatccttgagagaattgaaactgCTCAGACACTTCAGAGGTCACAAAAACATTACTTGTCTTTATGATATGgatattattttttatcCGGATGGGACTTTCTCAGGGTTGTATCTGTACGAAGAACTGATGGAGTGTGATATGCACCAAATTATTAAATCTGGTCAGCCATTGACGGATGCACATTATCAAAGTTTTATCTATCAAATCCTGTGTGGATTGAAATACATTCATTCTGCGGATGTTTTGCAcagagatttgaaacctgGTAACCTGCTGGTGAATGCCGATTGTCAGTTAAAGATCTGTGATTTTGGTTTGGCAAGAGGTTATTCTGAAAATCCTGTTGAAAATAACCAATTTTTAACGGAATACGTGGCTACGAGATGGTACAGAGCACCTGAAATTATGTTATCTTATCAAGGTTATACAAAGGCGATTGACGTTTGGTCAACTGGTTGTATTTTAGCGGAATTTCTAGGTGGTAAAccaattttcaaaggtaAAGATTATGTTAACCAGTTGAATCGAATATTACAAGTGCTCGGTACACCACCTGATGAAACTCTAGGCCGCATTGGGTCTAAAAATGTTCAAGATTATATCCATCAATTAGGATTCATTCCCAAGGTACCATTTGTAGATATTTTCCCACAGGCAAATCCACAGGCTTTAGATCTGCTGGAAAAAATGTTGATGTTTGATCCAGAGGAAAGAATTACGGTTGAAGATGCATTAGAACACCCATATTTATCCATATGGCATGATCCAGCTGATGAACCTGTTTGTaatgagaaatttgaatttagcTTTGAAAGTATTAATGAAATGAGCGAATTGAGGCAAATGGTTATTCGTGAAGTACAAGAGTTTAGACAGTACGTTAGACAGCCTCTAAtagaagaacaagaatgGCAACATGAgcaagaattacaaaataaAGCTCGAGACGAAAATGAATTAGATGCGAGTTCAGGATTGAACGAAAACGATTTTACTCAACAAATGTTAGGTGGCGGACCTCCATCCGCACAAAATCCACAATTGCAAGAATCTTTTGGTATTGATTCTAGAGATTTACCAAGACATGATACAGATTTTCCACCAAGGCCTCAGGAGAATCTACTAGAAACACCAGTAGAATTGAAACAGGGTGCTAATGGTACTTTAGGAAATCAGGGCGGTTACGGTGATTTCTTGGATCTagagaaagaattagaatttgGTCTCGACAAAAAATTTATGTAA
- the RRM3 gene encoding DNA helicase (similar to uniprot|P38766 Saccharomyces cerevisiae YHR031C RRM3 DNA helicase involved in rDNA replication and Ty1 transposition structurally and functionally related to Pif1p), with protein MFRGSSKSSKSKDQSASRQMSISSFFGSKTVQRGPVERSPAPRPNLKRISSSLTDSGSFEECDPDDELKRLVQTPELNNFKPCRKISVPRSVNSSQESLISRESSRDETINSPLAETKSSLPGFKVTATKRLRTSRKPTGVQSSSFGQFTPMALTKEQEQVVNLVVNNRLNVFYTGSAGTGKSVILRTLIDRLSSVYGREAVAVTASTGLAAATIGGTTFHRWSGIGLGNQSVDYLVKHIKKQRQIFSVWRFTKALIIDEISMLDGRMLDKIEEVARRVRQNDQPFGGIQLVLTGDFFQLPPVSKDGIVFSFESQMWKNCIQKTILLTKVFRQRDDNLVDMLNAIRYGEPTPELVGNIAKLRREVRYSDGIEPTELYATRKEVELSNGRQLQTLPGEPRVFKSLDVGPTELLPLLDSITRVDKILTLKVDAQVMMIRNKPESELVNGTLGKVLFFTTERLERAMKKFYQTVDDELVQDMRLVSEAIANHTVHQNVEFHHAFQSRPRTRQGPLQSLVAQATSTLVGQEPIYPYVRYTIGPNRYHYELTLPEPFVVDIPAEKTAIERTQLPITLCWALSIHKAQGQTIQRLKVDLRRIFEAGQVYVALSRAVSMDNLQVLNFDPRKIRANGKVKDFYKNLETVA; from the coding sequence ATGTTTCGCGGTAGTTCGAAGAGTTCTAAATCAAAAGATCAATCAGCTTCCCGACAAATGAGCATatcttccttctttggaTCCAAAACGGTTCAAAGGGGACCAGTCGAACGTTCACCTGCACCTCGTCCCAATCTGAAGCGTATCAGCTCATCTTTGACCGACTCTGGTTCATTCGAAGAATGTGATCCCGACGATGAGCTGAAAAGACTAGTGCAAACGCCagaattgaacaatttcaagCCTTGCAGAAAGATCTCTGTGCCAAGAAGTGTCAACAGTTCACAGGAATCCTTAATCTCTCGAGAATCAAGTCGCGATGAGACTATTAATTCACCATTGGCAGAAACAAAATCATCACTACCAGGATTTAAAGTAACTGCAACTAAAAGACTGAGGACTTCACGTAAACCCACCGGTGTACaatcatcttcttttggACAATTTACTCCAATGGCCCTTACTAAGGAACAGGAGCAAGTAGTAAACCTGGTTGTGAACAACCGGCTGAACGTTTTCTATACTGGTAGCGCCGGTACTGGTAAATCTGTCATTCTAAGAACCTTGATCGACAGATTGAGTAGTGTTTACGGTAGAGAGGCTGTAGCTGTGACCGCATCTACAGGTCTTGCTGCCGCCACCATTGGTGGTACGACGTTCCACAGATGGAGTGGTATTGGCCTCGGTAATCAAAGTGTGGACTATCTAGTAAAACACATCAAGAAACAGCGACAAATATTTTCAGTTTGGAGGTTTACCAAGGCTCttatcattgatgaaatttccaTGTTGGATGGTAGAATGTTAGACAAGATTGAAGAGGTAGCTAGACGTGTACGTCAAAATGATCAACCATTTGGCGGTATCCAATTAGTACTTACAGGagatttctttcaattaCCTCctgtttcaaaagatggTATAGTATTCAGTTTTGAATCTCAGATGTGGAAGAACTGTATTCAAAAAACTATTTTACTCACCAAGGTCTTCAGACAAAGAGATGATAATTTGGTTGACATGTTAAATGCCATTAGATACGGTGAACCTACACCAGAGCTTGTGGGTAATATTGCAAAACTGAGAAGAGAAGTTCGCTACTCTGATGGAATTGAACCTACTGAATTATATGCAACTAGGAAAGAGGTGGAATTATCCAACGGTAGACAATTACAAACGTTGCCCGGTGAACCTAGagttttcaaatctttagaTGTGGGGCCAACCGAGCTATTGCCGCTATTGGATTCCATTACAAGGGTAGATAAAATCTTGACGCTGAAAGTAGACGCTCAGGTCATGATGATACGGAATAAGCCTGAATCCGAACTAGTTAACGGTACACTGGGTAAAGTGCTCTTTTTCACCACGGAACGTTTAGAGAGGgcaatgaagaaattctaCCAGACAGTGGATGACGAATTGGTTCAAGATATGAGGCTCGTCAGCGAAGCTATTGCAAACCATACGGTTCACCAAAATGTAGAATTTCATCATGCGTTCCAGTCAAGACCCAGGACCCGCCAAGGACCTCTACAATCACTCGTGGCGCAGGCTACAAGCACTCTCGTCGGCCAGGAGCCCATATATCCCTACGTGCGATACACGATCGGTCCCAACAGGTACCATTATGAGCTGACGCTACCAGAGCCTTTTGTCGTGGATATACCTGCTGAAAAGACCGCTATCGAGCGCACACAGCTCCCGATAACTTTATGTTGGGCGCTCTCTATACACAAGGCACAGGGTCAAACTATTCAAAGGCTGAAGGTGGATCTACGAAGAATCTTCGAAGCTGGACAGGTCTACGTGGCGCTGTCGAGAGCAGTTTCAATGGATAATCTACAGGTGCTAAATTTCGATCCGAGAAAAATTCGGGCCAACGGTAAGGTTAAGGACTTCTATAAGAACCTAGAGACCGTGGCTTAG
- the ERC1 gene encoding Erc1p (similar to uniprot|P38767 Saccharomyces cerevisiae YHR032W Hypothetical ORF), with the protein MHRQFQHTAHNRRSSIVYSSSVGKAGLFSPTDYISGQNGLEGDDEAIEGGQDDGLSDHALYPSSLLDANNSRTLQRESRKSNRRSLPGSLIEEERDLLIDNKLLNNRRSSNAHYGSTENEESDVIDTWENAIKDGKNIRTTIKRESQVIGTNAMPLVVTFLLQDSLTLASIFSVSQLGTKELGGVTLGSMTANITGLAAIQGLCTCLDTLCAQAYGAKNYHMVGVFVQRCAIITLLAFLPVMIIWCFWAETILAWMIPQKELCHLAAQYLGILSIGIPGFILFECGKRFLQCQGIFHASTMVLFICAPLNAFMNYILVWNERIGIGYLGAPLSVSINCWLMALGLLLYTIFTKEEVRPLKCWNGIIKPNQIFKNWKKMLNLALPGILMVETEFLGFEILTIFASYLGSAALGAQSIVSTIASLAYQIPFAISVTTSTRVANFIGASLWESCIITCQTSLLLSFVSSSTNMLIILVFRNQLAAMFSKEQDVKDLVVATLPILAFMQLFDAFNASTAGCLRGQGRQKIGGYINMFAFYAIGVPLAYFLTFSRNMGVGGLWIGITMALVTMSVCQGGAVFNCNWDDIINAAKSRNTEGDEQE; encoded by the coding sequence ATGCACAGACAATTCCAGCATACAGCACATAATAGGAGATCCTCCATAGTCTACTCCAGTAGCGTGGGGAAAGCTGGATTATTCAGTCCTACAGATTACATATCAGGTCAAAATGGACTGGAGGGGGACGATGAAGCCATTGAAGGCGGTCAGGATGATGGATTGAGCGATCATGCACTCTACCCGTCGTCACTATTGGATGCAAACAACTCTAGGACTCTACAAAGGGAATCCCGGAAGAGCAATAGAAGATCTTTGCCAGGGAGCCTCAtagaagaggaaagagaTCTCCTCATAGATAATAAGTTATTAAACAATAGAAGAAGCTCCAATGCCCATTATGGGTCTACAGAGAACGAAGAGTCAGATGTAATAGATACATGGGAAAATGCTATAAAGGATGGTAAAAATATAAGAACCACTATTAAAAGAGAATCTCAAGTCATTGGAACAAATGCTATGCCACTAGTGGTAACTTTCCTCTTACAAGACTCTTTAACCCTGGCATCAATCTTCTCAGTATCACAGCTTGGTACGAAGGAATTGGGTGGTGTTACGCTGGGATCTATGACGGCAAATATTACTGGGTTGGCTGCAATCCAGGGGTTGTGTACTTGTTTGGATACACTTTGTGCACAAGCTTACGGGGCCAAAAATTACCACATGGTAGGCGTTTTCGTACAGAGATGTGCAATTATCACTTTGCTAGCTTTTTTACCCGTCATGATAATTTGGTGTTTTTGGGCGGAAACAATTTTGGCATGGATGATTCCACAGAAAGAATTGTGCCATTTAGCGGCTCAATATCTAGGCATACTGTCAATCGGTATACCTGGTTTCATTCTGTTCGAGTGCggtaaaagatttttacaGTGTCAAGGAATTTTCCATGCTTCTACGATGGTTCTATTCATATGTGCACCGCTAAATGCGTTCATGAATTATATTTTAGTTTGGAATgagagaattggaattggttaTTTAGGGGCACCGTTGTCGGTTTCCATTAATTGCTGGTTAATGGCACTAGGACTTTTACTATACACCATCTTTACCAAGGAAGAAGTTAGACCACTCAAATGCTGGAATGGAATAATCAAACCaaaccaaattttcaaaaattggaagaaaatgcTAAATCTGGCGTTACCGGGTATTCTTATGGTGGAGACAGAATTTCtaggatttgaaattttaaccatttttgCATCTTATTTGGGCTCTGCAGCATTAGGAGCACAATCAATTGTATCTACGATTGCATCATTGGCGTACCAGATACCGTTCGCCATTTCTGTTACCACTAGTACTCGTGTAGCCAATTTTATCGGTGCATCCTTGTGGGAAAGTTGCATAATTACTTGTCAAACgtcattattattgtcaTTTGTCTCCTCTTCCACCAACATGCTGATTATTCTTGTATTTAGAAATCAACTCGCAGCAATGTTTTCCAAGGAACAGGAtgttaaagatttggtcGTTGCCACTTTACCTATACTGGCCTTTATGCAATTATTTGATGCTTTTAATGCGTCAACTGCTGGCTGTTTGAGGGGGCAAGGTCGGCAAAAGATCGGAGGATATATCAACATGTTTGCATTTTATGCCATTGGTGTTCCCCTGGCTTATTTCTTAACTTTCTCCAGAAACATGGGTGTCGGTGGTCTGTGGATCGGTATCACCATGGCACTTGTCACTATGAGCGTTTGTCAAGGTGGTGCAGTCTTCAACTGCAATTGGGACGATATTATTAACGCCGCCAAATCTCGTAATACTGAAGGTGACGAACAAGAATAA
- the CIC1 gene encoding Cic1p (similar to uniprot|P38779 Saccharomyces cerevisiae YHR052W CIC1 Core interacting component 1 ribosome biogenesis protein), with product MGKKSRSTSQKSTPVGTPTKVTSKEKTGAKASPKTAPAKSSEKTSPKASPKASPKTAPKASPKAAPKASPKGSPKAAPKSSPKTAPKSSPKGSPKASPKGSPKASKVASKEQNFKSRIVHALEQLKKYEERKNEGGDENNLLGGDEELGKYIQLIAVNNTSFTGTKKDFKPKLLDIKHSLFAAWKKASVTMVKDFKILLILKDSDAGSIEAEQVVEGLQDTPELEIIAAKELKTVHKAYEARRAFLSEFSLILADDSVITTLPKLLGGKAYNKLETTPIPIKTHLNGELSLKTIKNKFEKIYQSKLPVILPRGTTMNVHLGHFDWLSTEELADNAESIIGQLKEKYSIRSVFIKSTDSPAIPLYYNQDVIDEIAKGKDELKKEKSESEPFKEIEIDGVKVTLSQFDSALAEVANPEELKSIFRHKLKRSQPDEEEDQENKEQESSSAPKAKKAKA from the coding sequence ATGGGTAAGAAGAGTCGTTCAACATCTCAAAAGTCTACACCTGTGGGTACTCCCACCAAGGTAACATCTAAGGAAAAGACAGGGGCTAAAGCTTCACCGAAGACTGCACCTGCCAAGTCCTCTGAGAAGACATCTCCAAAGGCATCTCCAAAGGCATCTCCAAAGACTGCTCCAAAGGCCTCTCCTAAGGCTGCTCCAAAGGCATCGCCAAAGGGTTCTCCAAAGGCTGCTCCAAAGTCTTCTCCAAAGACTGCTCCTAAGTCTTCTCCAAAAGGATCTCCAAAGGCTTCTCCAAAAGGATCTCCAAAGGCCTCTAAAGTTGCCTCTAAGGAGCAGAACTTCAAGTCTAGAATTGTTCATGCCTTAGAACAACTAAAGAAAtatgaagaaagaaagaacgAAGGTGGTGATGAGAATAATTTGCTTGGTGGTGACGAAGAATTGGGCAAATATATTCAATTGATAGCCGTTAACAATACTTCATTTACCGGTACTAAAAAAGACTTCAAACCAAAATTGCTTGATATTAAGCATTCTTTGTTTGCAGCATGGAAGAAGGCAAGTGTTACCATGGTTAAGGATTTCAAGATTCTTTTGATCTTGAAAGATTCAGATGCCGGTAGCATTGAAGCTGAACAAGTTGTGGAAGGTTTGCAGGATACACCAGAATTAGAGATCATTGCTGccaaggaattgaaaaccGTTCATAAAGCATATGAAGCGAGAAGAGCTTTCTTGTCAGAATTTTCACTAATTTTAGCAGATGATAGCGTTATTACTACTTTACCAAAACTTTTGGGTGGTAAGGCATACAATAAGTTGGAGACAACACCAATTCCTATCAAGACTCATTTAAACGGTGAGTTGTCCTTGAAAACCATTAAGAACAAATTCGAAAAAATCTACCAAAGTAAATTACCTGTAATTTTACCTCGTGGTACTACAATGAATGTACATCTAGGTCACTTTGACTGGTTATCCactgaagaattggctgATAACGCTGAATCCATCATTGGACAACTAAAGGAGAAATACTCAATTAGATCAGTTTTCATCAAGTCTACAGACTCACCAGCTATACCGCTATATTATAACCAAGAtgttattgatgaaatagCAAAGGGtaaggatgaattgaaaaaggagAAGAGTGAATCTGAAccattcaaagaaattgaaattgatggtGTTAAAGTTACTCTATCTCAATTTGACAGCGCATTGGCAGAAGTTGCTAATcctgaagaattaaaatctATCTTCCGCCACAAGCTTAAGAGATCCCAAccagatgaagaggaagacCAAGAAAATAAGGAACAAGAATCTAGTTCTGCACCAAAGGCCAAAAAGGCAAAGGCTTAA
- the ELF1 gene encoding Elf1p (similar to uniprot|P36053 Saccharomyces cerevisiae YKL160W ELF1 Protein of unknown function deletion inhibits Brome mosaic virus expression) yields the protein MGKRKKATRKPQRRLALKLDTKFNCLFCNHDKSVNCTLDKKNSIGSLQCKICGQSFQTRINGLSQPVDVYSDWFDAVEEVNTGRGSESEEDEDSDSDYESDSDEEKPTRGATAGAGKGDIIDSDEEEVEQDEEDDDDDEDERIAHKRGRGALVDSDDE from the coding sequence ATGggtaaaagaaagaaggcCACTAGAAAGCCACAAAGGAGGCTTGCTCTCAAACTAGACACGAAGTTTAACTGTCTTTTCTGCAACCATGATAAATCAGTAAACTGTACattggataaaaagaaCAGTATAGGATCACTGCAGTGTAAGATATGCGGACAGTCGTTTCAAACACGTATCAATGGTCTTTCACAGCCGGTTGATGTTTACAGCGATTGGTTTGATGCCGTAGAAGAAGTTAATACTGGTCGTGGCagtgaaagtgaagaagatgaagatagtGATAGTGATTATGAGAGCGATTCTGACGAGGAGAAACCAACAAGAGGTGCTACTGCCGGTGCAGGGAAAGGAGATATAATAgatagtgatgaagaagaagtagagcaagatgaagaagacgacgacgatgatgaagacgaaaGAATTGCACATAAGCGCGGGCGTGGTGCCCTTGTAGacagtgatgatgaataa
- the COX6 gene encoding cytochrome c oxidase subunit VI (similar to uniprot|P00427 Saccharomyces cerevisiae YHR051W COX6 Subunit VI of cytochrome c oxidase which is the terminal member of the mitochondrial inner membrane electron transport chain expression is regulated by oxygen levels): MLSRCVFRVAPLSRGLVASRSAIAITQRFNTLNTQRFQIRKYSSEHEEETFEEFTARFEKEFEEAYDLFEVQRVLNNCFSYDLVPAPAVVEKALRAARRVNDLPTAIRVFEALKYKVENETQYGAYLDELNDVRQELGIPLKEELFPEQPAAH; this comes from the coding sequence ATGTTGTCCAGATGTGTCTTTAGAGTCGCCCCTCTAAGCAGGGGTTTAGTAGCTTCTCGTTCCGCCATTGCCATTACTCAAAGATTCAACACTTTGAACACTCAACGCTTCCAAATTAGAAAATACTCTTCTGAAcacgaagaagaaacttttgaagaatttaccgctagatttgaaaaagaattcGAAGAAGCTTATGATTTATTTGAAGTTCAACGAGTTCTAAACAACTGTTTCTCCTATGACTTAGTCCCTGCCCCAGCTGTGGTGGAAAAAGCTCTACGTGCCGCCAGAAGAGTGAACGATTTGCCAACTGCTATCCGTGTTTTTGAAGCTCTAAAATACAAAGTGGAAAACGAAACTCAATACGGAGCTTACTTAGATGAATTAAACGATGTAAGACAAGAATTGGGCATTCCACTAAAGGAAGAACTTTTCCCAGAACAACCAGCTGCccattaa
- the RCN1 gene encoding Rcn1p (weakly similar to uniprot|P36054 Saccharomyces cerevisiae YKL159C) yields METNTLIATNNSGSLAHDVGPLKNWLLKSGIGEMQLIHLPSFKRVLVVTESKEAASQLMSKKGDLGDIRLRYTLTDTEGALVNPDEEMGRLQVPPHKRTFLISPPTSPPPEFDYSRCEEPPDRVGPTDLSGETDFEESETDNEGQRTLLSSSAGTITIKPAETLRDRKQEPLPHTALPPKSIFDEE; encoded by the coding sequence atggaGACTAATACCCTTATTGCCACCAATAATAGCGGTAGTTTGGCTCATGATGTGGGACCATTAAAGAACTGGTTATTGAAAAGTGGTATTGGTGAGatgcaattgatccatCTACCTAGCTTTAAAAGAGTCCTTGTGGTGACTGAATCGAAGGAGGCTGCCTCCCAATTGATGTCTAAGAAAGGGGACTTGGGTGATATTAGACTACGTTACACTTTGACTGATACTGAGGGCGCTCTTGTAAAtcctgatgaagaaatggGAAGATTACAGGTACCCCCACATAAGAGAACTTTCCtaatttcaccaccaacatcaccaccacctgaATTCGATTACTCTAGATGTGAGGAGCCCCCTGATAGAGTTGGACCAACCGATCTTAGCGGAGAAACTGACTTTGAAGAGTCAGAAACCGATAATGAAGGTCAAAGAACGCTTTTATCAAGTTCAGCTGGTACTATCACAATTAAGCCTGCAGAAACATTGAGAGATAGGAAGCAGGAACCATTGCCACATACTGCTTTGCCTCCCAAGTCAATCTTTGACGAAGAATAA
- the SMF2 gene encoding divalent metal ion transporter SMF2 (similar to uniprot|P38778 Saccharomyces cerevisiae YHR050W SMF2 Divalent metal ion transporter) → MGDTETELLSERQTDPGLRNKSWGRGNKLFGILAKYARFIGPGLMVSVSYMDPGNYSTAVAAGSAHKYKLLFSVLVANFMAAFWQCLCARLGAVTGLDLAQNCKRHLTPQLNVALYILAEIAIIATDLAEVVGTAISLNILLDIPLALGVVLTVVDVLIVLMAYKPNGSLKWIRYFELFVSFLVFATVICFGLELMYADLGPSKDIWKGFLPSKAVFEGDGLYLSLAILGATVMPHSLYLGSGVVQPRLRDYDITHGNYIPDMNDAENNHEKYRPSIDAVNDALQFTMAELLVSLFTVALFVNCAILIVSGATLYGKTEPGEEADLFSIYKLLSTSLSKSAGTVFVLALLFSGQSAGIVCTLSGQMVSEGFLNWTISPALRRSATRAVAITPCLILVLVAGRNGLSGALNASQVVLSLLLPFVSAPLLYFTSSSKIMRVKLPSRSVEIDGDIQLRDLSQEESEEEPQYKDMSNSKFFTIIAVMIWLIVSGLNFYMLVSFAQGQDVHL, encoded by the coding sequence ATGGGTGATACCGAAACTGAGTTGCTAAGCGAAAGGCAGACGGATCCAGGGCTGAGAAACAAGTCATGGGGGAGGGGAAATAAACTATTTGGTATATTGGCCAAATATGCTAGATTTATCGGACCAGGGTTGATGGTCTCTGTTTCTTATATGGATCCTGGTAACTACAGTACCGCAGTAGCTGCAGGAAGTGCTCATAAATACAAATTATTGTTTTCAGTTCTGGTGGCTAATTTTATGGCAGCTTTTTGGCAGTGTTTATGTGCCAGATTGGGGGCTGTTACTGGGTTAGATCTTGCACAGAACTGTAAACGCCATCTAACACCTCAATTGAATGTTGCATTATACATTTTAGCAGAAATTGCCATCATTGCTACAGATTTAGCAGAAGTTGTAGGGACAGCCATTTCTTTGAACATTCTGCTAGATATACCATTGGCGCTCGGCGTGGTACTTACTGTGGTTGACGTTCTTATTGTTTTAATGGCTTATAAACCCAATGGATCATTAAAATGGATTAGATATTTCGAATTGTTTGTATCTTTCCTCGTGTTTGCTACCGTGATATGTTTTGGATTAGAGTTGATGTATGCGGATTTGGGACCTTCAAAAGATATTTGGAAAGGATTTCTGCCGAGCAAAGCCGtttttgaaggtgatgGGTTGTACCTATCCCTGGCTATTCTCGGTGCCACCGTCATGCCCCATTCTTTATATTTGGGATCTGGTGTAGTTCAACCAAGACTTAGAGATTATGATATTACACATGGCAATTACATTCCAGATATGAATGATGCGGAAAATAATCATGAAAAATACAGGCCTTCCATCGATGCTGTTAATGATGCATTACAATTTACAATGGCTGAATTGTTAGTTTCGTTGTTTACGGTGGCTCTTTTCGTCAATTGCGCAATTCTAATCGTTTCAGGGGCTACACTGTATGGTAAGACTGAACCTGGAGAAGAAGCAGATCTGTTTTCCATTTACAAGCTGCTATCCACATCCTTATCCAAGTCAGCGGGTACAGTTTTTGTGTTGGCGCTATTGTTTTCGGGCCAAAGTGCCGGTATCGTCTGTACCTTGAGCGGTCAAATGGTCAGTGAAGGCTTTTTAAATTGGACTATATCACCTGCTTTACGTAGAAGTGCTACTAGAGCGGTTGCAATCACTCCTTGTTTAATTCTAGTCCTAGTCGCTGGTCGTAATGGATTGAGTGGAGCTCTTAACGCTTCACAAGTGGTTTTATCTTTATTGTTGCCTTTCGTCTCGGCACCATTATTATATTTTACAAGCAGTTCCAAAATTATGCGTGTTAAGTTGCCCAGTCGTTCAGTGGAAATAGATGGTGATATTCAGCTAAGAGATTTAAGTCAAGAAGAATCGGAGGAGGAACCTCAGTACAAGGATATGAGCAATAGCAAGTTCTTCACAATAATAGCAGTCATGATTTGGCTTATCGTTTCGGGTCTAAATTTCTATATGTTGGTCAGTTTCGCCCAAGGTCAAGATGTACATCTATAA